ACAATGCGATAGAGTTCTATCATCCCGAAGACCGCGTGCTCGTCGATAACGCGCTCACGCGCTCACGCGCTCACTGGACACTCTGCAGCCGGTCGATTTCGAGGCGCGCATCGTCCGTGCCGATGGCGCCATCCGCTACGTCTACAGTTGCAGCGAAGTGGAACTGCGGGATGACGGCAAGCCCGTCGCCATCTTCGGTATCTTCCAGGACGTGACCAATCGCGTGCTTGCGGCGATGGAACTCACCCATGCCCGTACCCGTGCCGAAGCCATGGCCGATCAGGCCATGCAGCTTGCCGAAACCGATCCGCTCACGGGCATCGCCAACCGGCGAAAGGCGATGATCGTACTGGACGCCGCAGTGGATCAGGCCGCAGCGCACGGCACGCCGCTCGCCGTCGCCTCGCTGGACATAGATCGCTTCAAGCAGATCAACGACCGTCTCGGCCATGCCGTTGGCGATCAGGTGCTTCGCCGTGTGGCGCAGACGTGCGCCGTTACCTTGCGCGGGTCGGATTTCGTCGGCCGGGTCGGGGGAGAGGAATTCGTCGTCATCCTTCCCGCGACAAGCACGGAAATGGCATTCGCCGTGGCCGAACGCGTCCGCCGGAGTGTGGAGCAGCTGGACTGGGCGCCGCTCGATCTCCAGCGGGTAACGGTGAGCATCGGCCTTACGAACCATGTCGCGGGCATGGACCGCGAGGGCCTGCTCGCGGAAGCCGACAGGGCGCTTTATCAGGCCAAGAACGAAGGCCGCAACCGCCTCAGGCAAGTGGGCTAACGCGCCGCCAGCACCGCGATCATGCGCTCGGTCAGTCCGGCCACGGGCCCCTGATCCTCGCGCGCATAAAGCGAGACGACCATCGGCGCGACGCCGCCGAACCTTTCATCCTGCCGCAGCCGGCTTCCGCGCGTTACCGCAAGCGGCAGCAGCGACACGCCCAGCCCGGCGGAAACGGCGGCAAGCACGCTTTGCAGGCTGCTGCCGGAAAAGGCGACATACCAGCGGCGGCCCTCCGCCTCGAGCTGCTCGAACATCGCCTCCCGGTAGAGGCCGCCCGCCGGGAAAGCCACGAGGGGTAAAGGGCCGGCATCTTCGCCCGCATCATCGATGGCGCGGAACCAGCCCAGCGGCTCCGGGAAGCTGCCACGGCAATCTGCCGATGCCCGGGCCTCCTTGACGATGACGACATCGAACTCACCCTGACGGTAGCGCGCGGCAAGATCGCGGCTAAGACCGGTGGTGACATCGATCCGCGTGCGACTGCTGTGTCCCGCGAAACTGGAGAAGGCTTCGGTCATCGCAGGCGAAGCCAGATCTTCCGGCAGCCCGATCGAGATCGCGGCCGTTCCTGCCGGATCGCGCAGCAGGGTCTGCGCTTCCTCGTCGAGCTGGAGAATGCGGCGGGCATGGCCGATCAGCCTTTCTCCCATCACGGTCAGGCGCACTGGCCGGGAATGCCTGTCGATCAGGGGATGGCCGGCCGCA
The DNA window shown above is from Novosphingobium sp. RL4 and carries:
- a CDS encoding GGDEF domain-containing protein; this translates as MELRDDGKPVAIFGIFQDVTNRVLAAMELTHARTRAEAMADQAMQLAETDPLTGIANRRKAMIVLDAAVDQAAAHGTPLAVASLDIDRFKQINDRLGHAVGDQVLRRVAQTCAVTLRGSDFVGRVGGEEFVVILPATSTEMAFAVAERVRRSVEQLDWAPLDLQRVTVSIGLTNHVAGMDREGLLAEADRALYQAKNEGRNRLRQVG
- a CDS encoding LysR family transcriptional regulator; this encodes MLDPRLLRSFVAIADAGHFTQAAERLGMTQSTISQQLGRLEDAAGHPLIDRHSRPVRLTVMGERLIGHARRILQLDEEAQTLLRDPAGTAAISIGLPEDLASPAMTEAFSSFAGHSSRTRIDVTTGLSRDLAARYRQGEFDVVIVKEARASADCRGSFPEPLGWFRAIDDAGEDAGPLPLVAFPAGGLYREAMFEQLEAEGRRWYVAFSGSSLQSVLAAVSAGLGVSLLPLAVTRGSRLRQDERFGGVAPMVVSLYAREDQGPVAGLTERMIAVLAAR